A segment of the Candidatus Hydrogenedentota bacterium genome:
TGACCTTGTCCCACTTGGCCAACACGTCCTTCTGGATGGATTCGACCGTGTCCTGCGCCAACCCCTGCAACGGCGCGCACAAGGCGGCCGCCGCAATCAACGCCCCTATCGTGATTCGCTTGATCATTTGAACCGCTCCTTTGGTTTGCCGGGATTTTTCCCAAGAATGGTCACACGCTGCTTCGGGCGCACGGCCGAAAGCAACAGCCTTTCGGATTGTATGACTGTCCTCCTGTGCGGCCGGTTTCGCGCGCATTTTTCGGACAGGGCTACAGCCATTGAACAAATTCAATGATGTTGTTGTCGGGATCGGCGAGATAGAGCCAGCGGACCTGTCCCGGGATTTCAAGCGGGCCTTTGACGATGGGCACGCCGTGTTCGCGAAGCCGGTCTGCCACGGCATCCAAATCACCGGTCCGGATCGCCAAGTGCGGGCAGTAGGGCGCTTCGACGGTGGGCTTGGCAAAGGACACGGGGCGGTTCGATTCGTCGAGCGGTTGAAGAAGTTCGAGATTGCCGCCGTCGAGTTCGAGAAACGCGAACCGTTCGTGATGGTCTTCGTCGGTTTGGCACGAAAGCCGCCGGAGTCCGAGCGTTTGCTCGTAAAAGTTCAGTGCGGCCTCCATGTCGGAAACACGAAAAGCGACGTGGTCCTGCGATGGCATAAACGGCTCCTTACGGCCCGTATTCCTTCAGTTTGTTGCGCAAGGTGCGGACGCTGATGCCGAGGACTTTCGCGGCATGCGTCCGGTTTTGTTTGCAGTATTCGAGGGTTTTGAGGATGAGTTGCTTTTCGGTTTCGGCCAGCGTGACGCCGGGGGTCAGGCCCGTCTCGCCGGCGGGACGCCGCACGGCCCCAAGCAGAAAATGTTCGGGCCGCAGAATCTTGTCGGCGGCCAGCACGACGGCGCGCTCGATGGCGTTCTGCAGTTCGCGGACGTTGCCGGGCCATGCGTAATCGAGAAACAGTTCGCGGGTTTCCGGCGCGAAACCCGTAATCTTTCGACCGTTTTCACGGGCGTACCGTTCGAGGAAATAATCCATCAGCGGGGGGATGTCGTCCTTCCGTTCGCGTAACGGCGGCAGCACAATCTGGATGACGTTGAGGCGGAAGAACAGGTCCTCGCGCAACTGGCCTTTCTCGACGGCGAGTTCGAGGTTGCGGTTGGACGTGGCGACGATCCGCGTGTCCACTTGGATGGACGAGACGCCGCCGACCCGCTCGAATTCGCGTTCCTGCAATGCGCGCAGAAGTTTCGGCTGCAGTTCGAGGCCGATTTCGCTCACTTCGTCGAGCAGCAGCGTACCGGTGTCGGCCAGTTCAAAACGGCCGATTTTCCGTTCGTGCGCACCCGTGAAAGCCCCCTTTTCATGGCCGAACAGTTCGCTTTCGAGCAATCCCGCGGACAGCGCGGCGCAATTGACCTTGATGAACGGACGGTCAGCGCGCGGTCCGTTGTAGTGCAGCGCGTGCGCGACAAGTTCCTTGCCGGTGCCGCTTTCGCCGCGCACGAGGACGGTCGCCCGGCTCGAGGCGACCTTTTCGATTTCCGCATAAACCTTGCGCATGGCGGCGCTTTTGCCGATCAGCGCCTTGCAGTCGTAATTCCGGTTGAGTTGCGCGCGCAGGTAACGGTTTTCCTCGGCGACCCGGCCCCGTTCGAGGGCCCGCGCGACGGCCAATTCAAGAACGTCCGGCGAGAACGGTTTGAGGATGTAATCCTCGGCCCCGTCCTTGAGGGCGGCCACGGCAGTCTCGATGGTTCCGTAGGCCGTCATGACGATGCAGCGGGTATCGAGTTTTTCCTCCCTGATGCGCCGCACGACTTCAAGCCCGTCCACCGGCGTCATTTTGAGATCGGTGACGACGGCGTCGAACCCCTTTTCGCGCAGCAGTTGAAGGCCGTCGCGGCCGTTCGTCGCGGTGGTCACCTCGTAACCGCTGCGCACGAGCGCCTCCTCGACGTACTCGCGCATGAGCGCCTCGTCGTCAATCACCAAAATTCGCGATTTCGCCATGGTCGCTCCATTTGCCTCGTGCACGGTGTCGTTTCGGATCACGCGGACATACCACGCTTCCGCCGGTTTCCCTGCGGCCAAGGGCCGCCCTGAAACCCCAACCCGTTTACTGTTGTCTGACGTGATAAAAATAAAAAAGATTGGACGTTGTCCGAAGAATCACATAACCAATGAAGAGTGTACACGGAAACAACGGGAATTCCAAACAGGGCGTTTGTGGTTAGCCTGATTACATGCCCTTTATAGGGCGTCCCGCCGCCGGGATTTGAAGTCAA
Coding sequences within it:
- a CDS encoding VOC family protein, with product MPSQDHVAFRVSDMEAALNFYEQTLGLRRLSCQTDEDHHERFAFLELDGGNLELLQPLDESNRPVSFAKPTVEAPYCPHLAIRTGDLDAVADRLREHGVPIVKGPLEIPGQVRWLYLADPDNNIIEFVQWL
- a CDS encoding sigma-54 dependent transcriptional regulator, encoding MAKSRILVIDDEALMREYVEEALVRSGYEVTTATNGRDGLQLLREKGFDAVVTDLKMTPVDGLEVVRRIREEKLDTRCIVMTAYGTIETAVAALKDGAEDYILKPFSPDVLELAVARALERGRVAEENRYLRAQLNRNYDCKALIGKSAAMRKVYAEIEKVASSRATVLVRGESGTGKELVAHALHYNGPRADRPFIKVNCAALSAGLLESELFGHEKGAFTGAHERKIGRFELADTGTLLLDEVSEIGLELQPKLLRALQEREFERVGGVSSIQVDTRIVATSNRNLELAVEKGQLREDLFFRLNVIQIVLPPLRERKDDIPPLMDYFLERYARENGRKITGFAPETRELFLDYAWPGNVRELQNAIERAVVLAADKILRPEHFLLGAVRRPAGETGLTPGVTLAETEKQLILKTLEYCKQNRTHAAKVLGISVRTLRNKLKEYGP